From Vicugna pacos chromosome 6, VicPac4, whole genome shotgun sequence, a single genomic window includes:
- the LOC102535224 gene encoding olfactory receptor 4L1-like, whose translation MHLSNGSVVTEFILLGFSAPWELQIVFFVTFSLIYGATVLGNILIMVTVACSSSLHSPMYFLLGNLSFLDLCLSTVTTPKMIRDLLAEHKTISTWGCTAQMFFMHFFGGAEMTLLIAMAFDRYVAICKPLHYRTIMSHRVLGGFVVLSWTTGFTHTMSQMVLTVNLPFCGPHIIDNIFCDLPLVIKLACVETYTLELFVIADSGLLSLICFLLLLVSYTVILVTVQQRSFGGLSKALSTLSAHITVVTLFFGPCIFIYAWPFSSFAGNKILAVFYTVITPLLNPIIYTLRNQKIQKAMRKLQCQQVSSAQNF comes from the coding sequence ATGCACCTGAGTAATGGATCTGTGGTGACTGAGTTTATTCTACTAGGGTTTTCTGCACCATGGGAACTTCAGATCGTCTTCTTTGTGACATTCTCCTTGATCTACGGGGCTACCGTGTTGGGAAACATCCTCATTATGGTCACAGTGGCATGCAGTTCCTCCCTTCACTCTCCCATGTACTTCCTCCTTGGAAACCTCTCTTTTTTGGACCTGTGTCTCTCCACGGTCACCACACCCAAGATGATCAGAGACTTGCTCGCTGAACACAAGACCATCTCCACATGGGGCTGCACGGCCCAGATGTTCTTCATGCACTTCTTTGGAGGTGCTGAGATGACTCTTTTGATAGCCATGGCTTTTGACAGGTATGTAGCCATATGTAAACCCCTGCACTACAGGACAATCATGAGCCACAGGGTGCTGGGAGGGTTTGTTGTGCTTTCATGGACAACTGGCTTTACACACACCATGAGTCAGATGGTATTAACAGTGAACTTGCCTTTCTGTGGCCCCCACATCATTGACAACATATTTTGTGACCTTCCCCTTGTGATTAAGCTTGCCTGTGTGGAAACGTATACTTTGGAATTATTTGTCATTGCAGACAGTGGACTGCTCTCACTTATCTgtttcctcctcctgcttgtctcCTACACCGTCATCCTGGTCACTGTGCAACAAAGATCATTTGGAGGGCTCTCCAAGGCTCTGTCCACGCTGTCTGCCCACATCACTGTGGTCACTCTATTCTTTGGGCCGTGCATCTTTATCTATGCTTGGCCATTCAGCAGTTTTGCAGGTAATAAAATCCTTGCTGTATTTTACACTGTTATCACACCCTTACTGAATCCTATTATTTACACcctgagaaatcagaaaatacaaaagGCCATGAGAAAATTACAGTGTCAACAAGTTAGCTCTGCGCAGAACTTCTAG
- the LOC102534973 gene encoding olfactory receptor 4N5 has product MERENSTVVKEFILLGLTQSQDAQLLVFALVLIFYLIILPGNFLIILTIRSDPGLTAPLYFFLGNLAFLDASYSFIVAPRMLVDFLSEKKVISYRGCITQLFFLHFLGAGEMFLLVVMAFDRYIAICRPLHYSTVMNPRACHVLLLVLWLGGFTHSIVQVALILHLPFCGPNQLDNFFCDVPQVIKLACTDTFVVELLMVSNSGLLTLLCFLGLLASYAVILCHVKGHSSEGKSKALSTCTTHIIIVFLMFGPAIFIYTRPFNAFPADKVVSLFHTVIFPLMNPVIYTLRNQEVKASMRRQLSRHMLC; this is encoded by the coding sequence atggaaagggAGAACAGCACAGTCGTGAAAGAATTCATCCTCCTTGGTCTCACTCAGTCTCAAGATGCTCAACTCCTGGTCTTTGCACTAGTCTTAATTTTCTACCTCATCATCCTCCCTGGAAATTTCCTCATCATCCTCACCATCAGGTCAGACCCTGGCCTCACGGCCCCTCTCTACTTCTTTCTGGGCAACTTGGCCTTCCTGGATGCATCCTACTCCTTCATTGTGGCTCCCAGGATGCTAGTGGACTTCCTCTCCGAGAAGAAGGTGATCTCCTATAGAGGCTGCATCACTCAGCTCTTTTTCTTGCACTTCCTTGGAGCAGGGGAGATGTTCCTTCTAGTTGTGATGGCCTTTGACCGCTACATTGCCATCTGCCGTCCTTTACACTACTCAACTGTCATGAACCCGAGAGCCTGCCATGTCTTGCTGTTGGTTTTGTGGCTTGGGGGCTTTACTCATTCCATTGTACAAGTGGCCCTTATTCTCCACTTGCCCTTCTGTGGCCCAAACCAGTTGGACAACTTCTTCTGTGATGTGCCACAGGTCATCAAGCTGGCCTGCACTGACACCTTTGTGGTGGAGCTCCTGATGGTCTCCAACAGTGGCCTGCTCACCCTCTTGTGCTTTCTGGGGCTTCTGGCCTCCTATGCAGTCATCCTCTGCCATGTCAAGGGGCACTCTTCAGAAGGGAAGAGCAAGGCTCTTTCCACATGTACCACACACATTATCATTGTGTTTCTCATGTTTGGACCTGCCATCTTCATCTACACTCGCCCCTTTAATGCCTTCCCAGCTGACAAAGTAGTTTCTCTTTTTCACACTGTAATCTTTCCTTTGATGAACCCTGTGATTTATACCCTTCGCAACCAGGAAGTGAAAGCCTCCATGAGGAGACAATTGAGTCGGCACATGCTTTGCTAA